The following are encoded together in the Fibrobacter sp. UBA4297 genome:
- a CDS encoding glutathione peroxidase yields MTIYDFTLTDGKGNEVPLSKFKGQVMLIVNTATGCGFTPHYKPIEKMYTDFHDKGFEVIDIPCNQFMGQTPGTDDEIHEFCTLKYGTTFPQMKKSDVNGPNELPLYTYLKSQKGFEGFGFGVKAAAMAMLLKKIDKDYKNNPDI; encoded by the coding sequence ATGACAATCTACGACTTCACACTTACCGATGGTAAAGGCAACGAAGTTCCACTCTCTAAATTCAAGGGCCAAGTCATGCTCATCGTGAACACGGCAACCGGTTGCGGATTCACCCCGCACTACAAGCCGATCGAAAAGATGTACACGGACTTCCACGACAAGGGCTTCGAAGTCATCGACATTCCGTGCAACCAGTTCATGGGCCAGACCCCTGGCACAGACGACGAAATTCATGAATTCTGCACGCTCAAGTACGGCACCACGTTCCCGCAGATGAAAAAGTCTGACGTGAACGGACCCAACGAGCTCCCGCTATACACTTATCTGAAATCGCAAAAGGGTTTCGAAGGTTTTGGATTCGGCGTCAAGGCGGCAGCAATGGCCATGCTTCTGAAGAAGATCGACAAAGATTACAAGAACAATCCTGATATCA
- a CDS encoding (deoxy)nucleoside triphosphate pyrophosphohydrolase, giving the protein MKSIEVVAGVITDGGRIFATQRGYGDQKDGWEFPGGKMEPGETPEQALVRELQEELAIEVNVGEKICTVEYDYPKFHLTMHCFYCSLAAGCKPKLLEHEDAKWLDRTNLNTVSWLPADVEVVKHL; this is encoded by the coding sequence ATGAAATCGATAGAAGTTGTCGCGGGTGTTATCACGGATGGCGGGCGCATTTTTGCCACGCAGCGTGGGTATGGCGACCAAAAAGATGGCTGGGAATTTCCGGGCGGCAAGATGGAACCGGGTGAAACTCCGGAGCAGGCGCTCGTTCGCGAACTTCAGGAAGAACTCGCCATTGAAGTAAATGTTGGCGAAAAAATTTGCACGGTGGAATACGATTACCCGAAATTTCACCTGACGATGCATTGCTTTTATTGCTCGCTCGCTGCAGGCTGCAAGCCGAAACTCCTGGAACACGAAGACGCCAAATGGCTTGACCGCACAAACTTAAACACTGTCAGCTGGCTCCCCGCCGATGTTGAGGTTGTGAAACATCTATAG